The following are encoded together in the Erwinia sp. E602 genome:
- the sppA gene encoding signal peptide peptidase SppA, which translates to MRVLWRVVTGIFKWSWRVLNFIREFILNLFLILLILVGAGIWVQLHGSDAPSDVQKGALTVDLTGVVVDDPSVSNKLSKIGRQLLGAGSDRLQENSLFDVVDAIRQAKSDDKITGMVLDLRNFAGADQPSLQYIGKALREFRDAGKPIYATGESYSQAQYYLASFANKIYLSPQGGVDLHGFATNSLYYKTLLDKLKVSSHVFRVGTYKSAVEPFLRDDMSPAARDADSRWVGELWQNYLNQLAANRQLTAQQVFPGAQGVLDNLQKLGGDTAQYAKENKLVDELAGPAATEQQLVKAFGWDKDAKSYAGTSIYNYPLKPTATADKKGNIAVIVASGAIMDGEETPGSVGGDTTAAEIREARLDKEIKAIVLRVNSPGGSVTASETIREELAAAKAAGKPVVVSMGGLAASGGYWISTPANYIIASPNTLTGSIGIFGVINTVENSLDSIGVHTDGVATSPLADIATTKALPPEVQQMMQLSIEYGYKNFLGLVADSRHKTPEQIDAIAQGHVWTGSDAKANGLVDALGDFDDAVAKAAELAKISQPELNWYQDQPGMIDLLFSQMDASAKAVLPAALQAWLPAPLYDVMASMKKQPGLLGSLNDPQNRYAYCLTCGDVK; encoded by the coding sequence ATGCGCGTGTTGTGGCGAGTTGTCACTGGCATTTTTAAATGGAGCTGGCGGGTACTGAATTTTATCCGCGAGTTTATCCTCAATCTGTTTCTGATCCTGCTGATCCTGGTCGGTGCCGGGATCTGGGTCCAGCTGCACGGCAGCGACGCGCCGTCAGATGTGCAGAAAGGCGCGCTGACTGTCGATCTGACCGGGGTGGTGGTTGACGACCCGTCGGTCAGCAATAAGTTAAGCAAAATTGGCCGCCAGCTTCTGGGTGCAGGCAGCGACCGCCTGCAGGAGAACTCGCTGTTTGACGTGGTGGATGCGATTCGTCAGGCGAAAAGTGACGATAAGATAACCGGCATGGTGCTGGATCTGCGCAACTTTGCCGGCGCTGATCAGCCTTCGCTGCAGTACATCGGTAAGGCGCTGCGCGAGTTCCGCGACGCGGGCAAGCCGATCTACGCCACCGGGGAGAGCTACAGCCAGGCGCAGTATTATCTCGCCAGCTTCGCGAATAAGATCTATCTGTCGCCGCAGGGCGGCGTCGACCTGCACGGCTTCGCCACCAACAGTCTCTACTACAAAACGCTGCTGGATAAGCTGAAGGTCAGCTCACACGTGTTCCGCGTCGGCACCTACAAATCGGCGGTGGAGCCGTTCCTGCGTGACGATATGTCACCGGCGGCACGCGATGCGGACAGCCGCTGGGTCGGCGAACTGTGGCAGAACTACCTGAACCAGCTGGCCGCTAACCGTCAGCTGACCGCACAACAGGTGTTCCCGGGCGCGCAGGGGGTTCTCGACAACCTGCAGAAGCTGGGCGGCGATACCGCTCAGTATGCCAAAGAGAACAAGCTGGTCGACGAACTGGCCGGGCCGGCCGCCACCGAACAGCAGCTTGTGAAGGCCTTCGGCTGGGATAAAGACGCGAAGTCTTACGCCGGCACCAGCATTTACAACTATCCGCTGAAACCCACCGCGACGGCCGACAAAAAAGGCAATATTGCGGTGATCGTGGCCAGCGGCGCGATCATGGACGGTGAAGAGACACCGGGCAGCGTCGGGGGCGACACCACCGCGGCGGAAATCCGCGAAGCGCGTCTGGATAAAGAGATTAAGGCGATCGTCCTCCGGGTCAACAGCCCCGGCGGCAGCGTGACCGCGTCGGAAACCATCCGTGAAGAGCTGGCGGCGGCGAAAGCGGCCGGTAAGCCGGTGGTGGTGTCGATGGGCGGCCTGGCGGCCTCAGGCGGCTACTGGATCTCAACGCCGGCTAACTACATTATCGCCAGTCCGAACACCCTGACCGGTTCGATCGGCATCTTCGGGGTGATAAACACCGTGGAGAACTCGCTGGACAGCATCGGCGTGCATACCGACGGCGTGGCCACCTCTCCGCTGGCGGACATCGCCACCACCAAGGCCCTGCCGCCGGAAGTGCAGCAGATGATGCAGCTGAGCATTGAGTACGGCTATAAGAACTTCCTCGGCCTGGTGGCGGACTCGCGTCATAAAACTCCGGAGCAGATTGATGCGATTGCGCAGGGGCACGTGTGGACCGGTAGCGATGCCAAAGCCAACGGTCTGGTGGACGCGTTGGGCGACTTCGACGACGCGGTGGCTAAGGCCGCCGAGCTGGCGAAAATCAGCCAACCGGAGCTGAACTGGTATCAGGATCAGCCGGGGATGATCGACCTGCTGTTCAGCCAGATGGACGCCTCAGCAAAGGCCGTTCTGCCCGCCGCGCTGCAGGCGTGGCTGCCGGCCCCGCTGTATGACGTGATGGCGTCGATGAAGAAGCAACCCGGCCTGCTGGGCAGCCTCAACGACCCGCAGAACCGCTATGCGTACTGTCTGACCTGTGGTGATGTGAAGTAA
- the ansA gene encoding asparaginase, with protein MQKKSIYVAYTGGTIGMQRSEQGFIPVSGHLQQQVANMPEFHRPEMPDFTIHEYQPLIDSSDMTPQDWQSIADDIRDNYDRYDGFVILHGTDTMAFTASALSFMLENLAKPVIVTGSQIPLEQLRSDGQQNLLNSLFVAANYPINEVTLFFNNTLYRGNRTTKAHADGFNAFDSPNLEPLLEAGIHIRRLNTPPAPAGQGELIVHPITPQPIGVVTIYPGISAEVVRNFLQQPVKALILRSYGVGNAPQNKEFLQELRDASARGIVVVNLTQCMSGKVNMGGYATGNALAHAGVISGADLTVEATLTKLHWLLSQDLSSDEIRRLMQTNLRGELTAD; from the coding sequence ATGCAAAAAAAATCGATTTATGTCGCCTATACCGGCGGAACCATCGGCATGCAGCGTTCCGAACAGGGTTTTATCCCGGTTTCCGGCCACCTGCAGCAGCAGGTGGCGAACATGCCGGAGTTCCACCGCCCGGAGATGCCGGACTTTACCATCCATGAGTATCAACCGCTGATCGACTCATCAGATATGACGCCGCAGGACTGGCAATCGATTGCGGATGATATCCGCGACAACTACGACCGCTATGATGGCTTTGTGATCCTGCACGGCACCGACACCATGGCCTTCACCGCGTCTGCCCTCTCCTTTATGCTGGAGAACCTGGCTAAACCGGTTATTGTGACCGGGTCACAAATACCGCTGGAGCAGCTGCGCTCCGACGGTCAGCAGAACCTGCTGAACTCGCTGTTCGTGGCCGCCAACTACCCGATTAACGAAGTGACCCTGTTCTTTAATAACACCCTGTACCGTGGAAACCGCACCACCAAAGCGCACGCAGATGGCTTCAACGCCTTTGACTCCCCGAACCTGGAGCCGCTGCTGGAAGCCGGCATCCACATTCGCCGCCTGAACACCCCGCCGGCACCGGCCGGCCAGGGCGAGCTGATCGTGCATCCTATCACCCCACAGCCGATCGGCGTGGTAACCATTTATCCGGGGATTTCTGCCGAGGTGGTACGTAACTTCCTGCAGCAGCCGGTGAAGGCGCTGATCCTGCGCTCCTACGGCGTCGGTAACGCGCCGCAGAACAAAGAGTTTCTGCAGGAACTGCGGGACGCGTCGGCGCGCGGGATTGTGGTGGTCAACCTGACGCAGTGCATGTCCGGTAAGGTGAATATGGGCGGTTATGCCACCGGCAACGCGCTGGCGCACGCCGGGGTGATCAGCGGGGCCGATCTGACCGTCGAAGCCACGCTGACCAAACTGCACTGGCTGCTGAGCCAGGACCTGAGCAGTGATGAGATCCGCAGGCTGATGCAAACCAACCTGCGCGGTGAGCTGACGGCGGACTAA
- a CDS encoding YeaC family protein, giving the protein MELNEMIAGMTEEVYQRLATAVETGKWADGVALTPEQKENSLQLVLLWQAQHNDNPQHMSVAKGGEMVMKSKKQLKEEFGISDPDVTRIRLQ; this is encoded by the coding sequence ATGGAACTTAACGAGATGATTGCCGGCATGACCGAAGAGGTCTATCAGCGGCTGGCCACGGCGGTGGAAACCGGCAAATGGGCCGACGGCGTGGCGCTGACGCCGGAGCAGAAGGAGAACAGCCTGCAGCTGGTGCTGTTGTGGCAGGCGCAACACAATGATAACCCCCAGCATATGAGCGTGGCGAAGGGCGGTGAGATGGTGATGAAGAGCAAAAAACAGCTGAAAGAAGAGTTCGGTATCAGCGATCCAGACGTCACCCGCATCCGCCTGCAGTAA
- the msrB gene encoding peptide-methionine (R)-S-oxide reductase MsrB produces MADNTSPHSPENELTEMQRYVTQQHGTEPPYSGKLLHNKSEGLYHCLICKAPLFYSTTKYDSGCGWPSFYQPCSDDAIRYLEDDTHGMQRVEIRCGSCDSHLGHVFPDGPQPTGERYCVNSASLSFTDDEGNTTQG; encoded by the coding sequence ATGGCCGATAACACTTCCCCTCATTCACCCGAAAACGAACTGACCGAGATGCAGCGCTACGTGACCCAGCAGCACGGCACCGAACCGCCATACTCCGGTAAACTGCTGCACAATAAAAGCGAAGGCCTTTACCACTGCCTGATCTGCAAGGCACCGCTGTTCTATTCGACCACCAAATATGATTCAGGCTGCGGCTGGCCGAGCTTCTATCAGCCCTGTAGCGACGACGCCATTCGCTATCTGGAAGACGATACGCACGGCATGCAGCGCGTTGAGATCCGCTGCGGCAGCTGCGATTCGCACCTGGGGCACGTGTTCCCGGACGGACCGCAGCCGACCGGCGAACGTTACTGCGTCAACTCCGCTTCGCTGAGTTTTACCGATGATGAAGGCAACACCACCCAGGGGTAA
- the gapA gene encoding glyceraldehyde-3-phosphate dehydrogenase, producing the protein MTIKVGINGFGRIGRIVFRAAQERSDVEIVAINDLLDAEYMAYMLKYDSTHGRFKGTVEVKDGHLVVNGKTIRVTAERDPANLKWNEAGVDVVAEATGIFLTDDTARKHIEAGAKKVVLTGPSKDDTPMFVMGVNHASYAGQDIVSNASCTTNCLAPLAKVINDKFGIVEALMTTVHATTATQKTVDGPSHKDWRGGRGASQNIIPSSTGAAKAVGKVIPELNGKLTGMAFRVPTPNVSVVDLTARLAKPATYKEICAAIKDAAEGEMKGVLGYTEDEVVSTDFNGETLTSIFDAKAGIALSDTFVKLVSWYDNETGYSNKVLDLVAHIAKK; encoded by the coding sequence ATGACTATCAAAGTAGGTATCAATGGTTTTGGCCGTATCGGCCGCATCGTTTTCCGTGCTGCTCAGGAACGTTCTGATGTAGAAATCGTTGCCATCAACGATCTGCTCGACGCCGAGTACATGGCTTACATGCTGAAATATGACTCCACTCACGGCCGCTTCAAGGGCACCGTGGAAGTCAAAGACGGCCATCTGGTTGTTAACGGCAAAACCATCCGTGTTACCGCTGAGCGCGATCCAGCTAACCTGAAGTGGAACGAAGCGGGCGTTGACGTGGTTGCTGAAGCCACCGGTATCTTCCTGACCGACGACACCGCGCGTAAACACATCGAAGCTGGCGCCAAGAAAGTCGTTCTGACTGGCCCGTCTAAAGATGACACCCCAATGTTCGTTATGGGCGTTAACCACGCGTCATACGCCGGCCAGGATATCGTGTCAAACGCGTCCTGTACCACCAACTGCCTGGCACCGCTGGCTAAAGTCATCAACGACAAGTTCGGCATCGTTGAAGCGCTGATGACCACCGTACACGCCACCACCGCGACTCAGAAAACCGTTGATGGCCCGTCTCACAAAGACTGGCGCGGCGGCCGCGGCGCATCTCAGAACATCATCCCTTCTTCTACCGGTGCAGCTAAAGCGGTAGGTAAAGTGATCCCTGAGCTGAACGGCAAACTGACCGGTATGGCGTTCCGCGTTCCAACCCCTAACGTTTCTGTGGTTGACCTGACCGCGCGTCTGGCTAAGCCTGCGACCTACAAAGAAATTTGTGCCGCGATCAAAGACGCTGCTGAAGGCGAAATGAAAGGCGTGCTGGGCTACACTGAAGACGAAGTGGTTTCTACCGATTTCAACGGTGAAACGCTGACCTCTATCTTCGATGCGAAAGCCGGTATTGCACTGAGCGACACTTTCGTTAAGCTGGTTTCCTGGTACGATAACGAAACCGGTTACTCCAACAAGGTCCTGGACCTGGTTGCTCACATCGCTAAAAAATAA
- a CDS encoding D-hexose-6-phosphate mutarotase, with amino-acid sequence MNESLFSLPVINQISPYLSQRQLGELPVVVVTHPKVRAAVTLQGAHLVAWQPSGERPVIWLSEKTPLTAGKAIRGGVPICWPWFGPAGEPAHGFARNLPWTLSAHDENDECVMLTFSLESSEQTKKLWPHDFTLLARFRLGEHCEIELEAHGDYQATAALHSYFAVADIAGVTVSGLGPDYLDKVNNGAAGTATDGRQTYPGRIDRVFTAPADCSIIDDARGERVVEVYHHYQSDVVTWNPGPELSCSMGDMANEGYKTMVCVETARISEPLQSAGEQPARLATTFRLRKRTAVQG; translated from the coding sequence ATGAACGAATCCCTTTTTTCACTGCCGGTCATCAATCAGATTAGCCCTTACCTTTCCCAGCGCCAGCTCGGCGAACTGCCGGTGGTGGTGGTCACCCATCCGAAGGTGCGCGCCGCCGTCACCCTACAGGGCGCGCACCTGGTCGCCTGGCAACCCTCCGGCGAACGGCCGGTTATCTGGCTGAGTGAGAAGACCCCGCTGACCGCGGGCAAGGCAATTCGCGGTGGCGTGCCGATCTGCTGGCCATGGTTTGGCCCGGCAGGCGAGCCGGCGCACGGCTTTGCGCGTAATCTGCCCTGGACGCTCTCCGCCCATGATGAAAACGACGAATGTGTGATGCTGACGTTCAGCCTGGAAAGCAGCGAGCAGACCAAAAAGCTGTGGCCGCATGACTTTACGCTGCTGGCCCGCTTCCGCCTCGGCGAGCACTGCGAAATTGAACTGGAAGCCCACGGTGACTACCAGGCGACGGCCGCCCTGCACAGCTACTTTGCGGTGGCCGACATCGCCGGCGTCACCGTTAGCGGGCTGGGGCCGGACTATCTGGACAAGGTTAACAACGGCGCGGCGGGCACCGCGACGGACGGCCGTCAGACCTATCCGGGCCGCATTGACCGTGTCTTCACCGCCCCGGCGGACTGCAGCATCATTGACGATGCGCGCGGTGAACGCGTTGTCGAGGTTTATCATCACTATCAAAGTGACGTTGTCACCTGGAACCCCGGCCCGGAACTCTCCTGCAGCATGGGGGATATGGCGAACGAAGGGTATAAAACCATGGTCTGCGTGGAGACCGCGCGCATCTCTGAGCCGCTGCAGAGCGCCGGTGAACAACCCGCCAGGCTGGCGACGACCTTCCGCCTGCGTAAACGTACGGCGGTACAGGGCTAA
- a CDS encoding MipA/OmpV family protein, with translation MSASVSLCLASSFVHAAPLTLGASLLYSESPYKSGQDRYYPVPVINYDGDSFYLKSLQAGYYLWKDPTNQLSLTVLGSPQNFDPNDVDDGDMRELNKRRWTLMGGLAYRHSADWGIVRTTLVGDMLDNSNGIIWDLTYLYRFEFGQFSLTPGIGALWNSSNQNDYYYGVSSGESQRSGLNRYEADDSWSPYLELTGAWSISEHWNATVSGRYMRLGDEIKDSPMVDKSSQMLLWTGISYTF, from the coding sequence CTGAGCGCCTCCGTTTCGCTCTGCCTGGCGTCCTCTTTCGTGCACGCTGCCCCGTTAACCCTTGGCGCTTCGCTGCTGTACAGCGAAAGCCCGTACAAAAGCGGCCAGGACCGTTACTATCCGGTCCCGGTCATCAACTACGACGGTGACAGCTTCTATCTTAAGAGCCTGCAGGCGGGCTACTACCTGTGGAAAGATCCGACTAATCAGCTGTCGCTGACTGTGCTGGGTTCGCCGCAGAACTTCGACCCGAACGACGTTGACGATGGCGACATGCGCGAGCTGAACAAGCGCCGCTGGACGCTGATGGGCGGGCTGGCTTATCGGCACAGCGCGGACTGGGGTATCGTGCGCACCACGCTGGTCGGCGATATGCTGGACAACAGCAACGGGATCATCTGGGACTTGACCTACCTGTACCGCTTTGAGTTCGGTCAGTTCAGCCTGACGCCGGGCATCGGTGCGCTGTGGAACAGTTCAAATCAGAACGATTACTACTACGGCGTCTCGTCTGGCGAATCTCAGCGTAGTGGCCTGAACCGCTATGAGGCCGATGACAGCTGGAGCCCCTATCTGGAGCTGACCGGCGCATGGAGCATCAGCGAGCACTGGAACGCCACCGTCTCCGGCCGCTACATGCGCCTGGGCGATGAGATTAAAGACAGCCCGATGGTTGATAAGAGTTCCCAGATGCTGCTGTGGACAGGGATCAGCTACACCTTCTGA
- the yeaG gene encoding protein kinase YeaG — protein MNIFDHYRQRYEAAKDEEFTLQEYLTICRQDRSAYANAAERLLMAIGEPVMVDTAQEPRLSRLFSNRVIARYPAFEEFYGMEEAIEQIVSYLKHAAQGLEEKKQILYLLGPVGGGKSSLAERLKSLMQRVPIYVLSADGERSPVNDHPLCLFNPQEDAQILEKEYSVPRRYLGTIMSPWAAKRLHDFGGDITRFKVVKVWPSILEQLAIAKTEPGDENNQDISALVGKVDIRKLENHAQNDPDAYGYSGALCRANQGIMEFVEMFKAPIKVLHPLLTATQEGNYNGTEGISALPFNGIILAHSNESEWVTFRNNKNNEAFLDRVYIVKVPYCLRVSEEMKIYEKLLVNSELTHAPCAPGTLETLARFSILSRLKEPENSSTYSKMRVYDGESLKDTDPKAKSYQEYRDYAGVDEGMNGLSTRFAFKILSRVFNFDHAEVAANPVHLFYVLEQQIDREQFPQDQAEKYLEHLKGYLIPKYAEFIGKEIQTAYLESYSEYGQNIFDRYVSYADFWIQDQEYRDPDTGQLFDREALNAELEKIEKPAGISNPKDFRNEIVNFVLRARAHNSGRNPNWTSYEKLRTVIEKKMFSNTEELLPVISFNAKTSTDEQKKHDDFVDRMMEKGYTRKQVRLLCEWYLRVRKSS, from the coding sequence ATGAATATATTCGATCACTATCGTCAGCGCTACGAAGCTGCCAAGGACGAAGAGTTCACACTGCAGGAATATCTTACCATTTGCCGGCAAGATCGCAGTGCTTACGCCAATGCGGCGGAACGACTGTTAATGGCGATTGGTGAGCCAGTGATGGTCGATACTGCCCAGGAGCCGCGTCTTTCCCGTCTGTTTTCCAACCGCGTGATTGCGCGTTATCCGGCGTTTGAAGAGTTCTACGGCATGGAAGAGGCAATTGAACAGATCGTCTCCTACCTCAAACATGCTGCCCAGGGCCTGGAAGAGAAAAAACAGATCCTCTATCTGCTTGGCCCGGTCGGCGGCGGTAAATCCTCGCTGGCAGAACGCCTGAAGTCGCTGATGCAGCGCGTGCCGATCTACGTGCTGAGCGCCGACGGCGAACGAAGCCCGGTTAACGACCATCCTCTGTGCCTGTTTAATCCGCAGGAGGATGCGCAGATTCTGGAAAAAGAGTACAGCGTTCCGCGCCGTTACCTCGGCACCATCATGTCACCGTGGGCCGCTAAACGCCTGCACGACTTCGGCGGCGATATTACCCGCTTCAAAGTAGTGAAGGTCTGGCCGTCAATTCTGGAACAGCTGGCGATTGCCAAAACCGAACCGGGCGATGAAAACAATCAGGATATCTCCGCACTGGTGGGTAAAGTTGACATCCGCAAGCTGGAGAACCACGCGCAGAACGATCCGGACGCCTACGGCTATTCCGGCGCGCTGTGCCGGGCTAACCAGGGGATTATGGAGTTCGTCGAGATGTTTAAAGCGCCGATCAAGGTGCTGCATCCGCTGCTGACCGCCACTCAGGAAGGCAACTATAACGGTACCGAGGGCATCTCCGCCCTGCCGTTTAACGGTATTATCCTTGCGCACTCCAACGAATCGGAGTGGGTGACCTTCCGCAACAACAAGAATAACGAAGCCTTCCTCGACCGCGTCTATATCGTCAAGGTGCCTTACTGCCTGCGCGTGTCTGAAGAGATGAAAATTTACGAGAAGCTGCTGGTCAACAGCGAGCTGACCCATGCACCCTGCGCGCCCGGCACGCTGGAAACGCTGGCCCGCTTCTCAATCCTTTCACGTCTGAAAGAGCCTGAGAACTCCAGCACCTACTCGAAAATGCGCGTGTACGACGGCGAAAGCCTGAAGGATACCGATCCGAAGGCCAAGTCATATCAGGAGTATCGCGATTACGCCGGCGTGGATGAAGGGATGAACGGCTTATCCACCCGTTTTGCCTTTAAAATCCTCTCGCGGGTGTTTAACTTCGATCACGCGGAAGTGGCGGCCAACCCGGTGCATCTGTTCTACGTGCTGGAGCAGCAGATCGACCGCGAGCAGTTCCCGCAGGATCAGGCGGAGAAGTATCTGGAACACCTGAAGGGCTACCTGATTCCGAAGTACGCCGAGTTTATCGGCAAGGAGATCCAGACCGCCTACCTGGAGTCGTATTCCGAGTACGGCCAGAACATCTTCGACCGTTACGTCAGCTATGCCGACTTCTGGATCCAGGATCAGGAGTACCGCGACCCGGATACCGGCCAGCTGTTTGACCGCGAAGCGCTGAACGCCGAGCTGGAGAAAATTGAGAAGCCGGCCGGGATCAGTAACCCGAAAGACTTCCGTAATGAGATCGTTAACTTTGTGCTGCGCGCCCGGGCGCACAACAGCGGCCGCAATCCAAACTGGACCAGCTACGAAAAACTGCGCACCGTGATCGAGAAGAAGATGTTTTCCAATACCGAGGAGCTGCTGCCGGTGATCTCGTTTAATGCGAAAACCTCGACCGACGAGCAGAAAAAGCACGATGACTTTGTCGACCGCATGATGGAGAAAGGCTATACGCGTAAACAGGTGCGCCTGCTGTGCGAATGGTATCTGCGGGTAAGAAAATCATCGTAA
- a CDS encoding YeaH/YhbH family protein: MAYFIDRRLNGKNKSAVNRQRFLRRYKSQIKQSIAGAINKRSVTDVESGESVSIPIEDINEPIFHQGRGGERYRVHPGNDHFVQNDRVERPQGGGGGGGGGQGQAGKDGEGQDEFVFQISKDEYLDLLFEDLALPNLKRNQHRQLNEYKTHRAGYTANGVPANISVVRSLQNSLARRTAMTAGKRRLLQELEAELQLAENSEPAQLLEEERLRQEIAELRARIQRVPFIDTFDLRYRNYEKRPEPSSRAVMFCLMDVSGSMDQATKDMAKRFYILLYLFLSRTYKNVDVVYIRHHTQAKEVDEQEFFYSQETGGTIVSSALKLMAEVVKERYDPAQWNIYAAQASDGDNWADDSPLCHQILAKEILPVVRYYSYIEITRRAHQTLWREYEHLQSTFDNFAIQHIREPEDIYPVFRELFRKQVEESY, encoded by the coding sequence ATGGCCTACTTTATCGACAGGCGACTGAACGGCAAAAACAAAAGCGCGGTTAACCGCCAGCGTTTTTTGCGCCGCTACAAGTCGCAAATTAAACAGTCAATCGCCGGGGCCATTAACAAGCGTTCGGTTACCGACGTTGAGAGCGGCGAGTCCGTCTCGATCCCGATTGAAGACATCAACGAACCGATTTTTCACCAGGGGCGCGGCGGGGAGCGTTACCGCGTGCACCCCGGCAACGACCATTTCGTGCAGAACGATCGCGTAGAGCGGCCACAGGGCGGCGGCGGTGGCGGCGGTGGCGGTCAGGGCCAGGCCGGCAAGGACGGCGAAGGTCAGGATGAATTTGTCTTCCAGATCTCCAAAGATGAGTACCTCGACCTGCTGTTCGAGGACCTGGCGCTGCCGAACCTGAAGCGCAACCAGCATCGTCAGCTTAACGAGTACAAAACCCACCGCGCGGGGTATACCGCCAACGGCGTACCGGCGAATATCAGCGTGGTGCGCTCGCTGCAGAACTCGCTGGCACGGCGTACGGCAATGACCGCCGGCAAGCGACGTCTGCTGCAGGAGCTGGAAGCCGAACTGCAGCTGGCGGAAAACAGCGAGCCGGCGCAGCTGCTGGAAGAGGAGCGGCTGCGCCAGGAGATTGCGGAACTGCGTGCCCGCATTCAGCGGGTGCCGTTTATCGATACCTTTGACCTGCGCTACCGCAACTATGAGAAGCGCCCGGAGCCGTCCAGCCGCGCGGTGATGTTCTGCCTGATGGACGTGTCCGGCTCGATGGATCAGGCCACCAAGGATATGGCCAAACGTTTTTATATCCTGCTCTATCTGTTCCTGAGCCGCACCTACAAGAACGTCGACGTGGTCTATATTCGCCACCATACGCAGGCGAAAGAGGTTGATGAACAGGAGTTTTTCTATTCACAGGAAACCGGAGGCACCATCGTTTCCAGCGCGCTGAAGCTGATGGCGGAGGTGGTAAAAGAGCGCTACGACCCGGCGCAGTGGAATATCTACGCCGCACAGGCCTCTGACGGCGATAACTGGGCGGATGATTCGCCGCTCTGTCATCAGATACTGGCGAAAGAGATCCTACCGGTGGTGCGTTACTACAGCTATATCGAAATTACCCGACGTGCGCACCAGACCCTGTGGCGCGAGTATGAACATCTGCAGTCAACCTTCGATAATTTTGCCATTCAGCATATACGTGAGCCGGAGGATATCTATCCGGTGTTCCGTGAACTGTTCCGCAAACAGGTGGAAGAGAGCTATTAA